In the Glycine max cultivar Williams 82 chromosome 19, Glycine_max_v4.0, whole genome shotgun sequence genome, TGGagtagttgttgttgttattgttgttatggTTTGGTTTCTTAAAGTGCTTTTTGGTGTTGTTCTCCTGATAGAAACAGAGTTTGACCTTTAACATAAACCATTATTACGCCTATTatcaagagaaaaaaatctaattctGATTAgagaacagtaaaaaaaaaacaaagaaaatgcatCTGAGTTTTGTGCTTCAAAAAATGATATCTGTTTGGCTGCTAGCAAGTTCGGAACAGAAAAGATGGTTcaggttaaataaaattaaagcaaGCGAAATAAAAAGGCATGATTCGATTTGGGTTTTTGATAAAGGAAGCAGCTTGATTGTGTATCAGATTTGGGGTGTTGTgacagataaataaaataatttatttttctgtaactatatgtgttattatgttttgACATGGATGGTGATGCTGATACACAAAAGAGTGTTAATTGATGGagttttgtttttgggattgaaATGAAAGCAGGGAGATCGATTATGAGCATGGAGGAAGCCTCGAAGAGGCGACCTTTCTTCACCTCACCGGATGAACTGTATGATGAAGAGTATTATGAGAAGCAGTCGCCGGAGAAGAAGCACCGCCTCAGTTCCGAACAGGTTGACCAGTAGCTTCAAATTTGAatgaattgttctttgttgttgttgttgttttcagACTCATCACCAATTTGAATTTAAGAAGTTGTTGTTGTGAAATAGCTTGAAATTTGAATGAATTGCTTTGAGTTTGGGTTTTAAACCTAATACAATAtgtggagagaaaaaaaaaaggtggttGGCTTTAAAGAGAAATTCCATTTTGTAGCTATGAAGAGATTTTGATGTTGAAACAAATTCTTACTATTGGTAGTAAATCAAGACAACTTTCCTTGATTTTAATACTTGGTGTTGTTATTAATTTACTGATTACCATGGGGATGGCTAGATGAAACTGATAAGAGAGATATTGTATAatgcttttactttcttttgtttttgagattAATATATACTGTTGCATCCAAAGATGAAGATATGAGAAAAGTGTGTGATATGTCATctaatattttcatgttgtgGCACTCTTGTGTTATATGAAACTTTGGTTTTTAACCGTGCGGATGACATTGTGTAATTCATGTAACCAACTTCACCTAGTGGCATaaggttttgttgttgttgtcgtcgTCGTGACACTCTTGTGTGGTTGATGGTTAGGTCCATCTGTTGGAGAAGAGCTTTGAGGAAGAGAACAAATTGGAGCCTGAGAGGAAGACCCAGTTGGCTAAGAAGCTGGGATTGCAGCCCAGGCAGGTGGCTGTGTGGTTTCAGAACCGCAGGGCTCGATGGAAGACCAAGCAACTTGAAAGGGATTATGATGTTCTCAAGTCTTCATACGATACCCTACTTTCATCCTATGATTCAATTATGAAGGAGAATGAGAAACTCAAATCTGAGGTACATTTATACATGTgtactattaaaaaaagttgaatcATTGTATCTATGCAACGgtgatttttagatttttttttccctatTTAGATTTGGCTGGTCATATATGCAATTTGAGTATGGTGAATGATACTAGAGGAGTGTTAGCAAACATAATCTTTAACAcactttattattagttatattgAATATTACAAAATGAGAAactcattaaatataataaaatgaaatataaaaaaaaaatgtgatttctAGTCAATTTTAGCCcataataaaaagagaaaaagaaatattgacttttacaaaattatgcAAAAAGTGATATTAACAATGACTTTTACACcattaaactaataaaaaatgtatgcaAAAAGAATGTGTTGTTAAAATTTCTGATGATACAATGGTTACAGTTATGCATAGAAGGGTGAAGAAATAATGGGTgaataaaatagaatagaatAGAATAGAAATTGTCTGTCAACAGTTGGGGGGTGTATACTGTATAGGATTAGAATTAGTGCCTTCACAATCAGAACTCCATCATAGCATAGCATAGGGAAACAAGTCGACACGACACTTAGAAGATGATTGGTAGCTATCCAGAAAGGGCCCCACACATGAGATTCCACATTATAATAATCACAAACTACCAAGAGTAGCATCTGTTCTGAACCCCACCTCGTTTGCAAAGAGGCCACTTTCAAAGTAGCTATGCGAATATACCTTTGTAGATTTCTCAAAAATATGCTTTAAGACCTCCTTTTGTGAAAAAGActgatgaacttttttttcaaaaaaataaaataaagaaaggagTATGCAAGATAGGCCATAAACTAATATACAAGAGGACTTTTTGATAGAATATCTTAATGACTTGTTGACTATTCCGCAGGTGGTATCCTTAAATGAAAAGCTTCAAGTTCAAGCTAAAGAGGTGCCTGAGGAACCATTATGTGACAAGAAAGTTGATCCAATTCCAGTAGATGAAGATATGGCTCCGATTTTCGGCACAAGGGTGGAGGAC is a window encoding:
- the LOC100813420 gene encoding homeobox-leucine zipper protein HAT5-like, with the protein product MESGRIFFGASASSGNNMLFLGNTELAFRGRSIMSMEEASKRRPFFTSPDELYDEEYYEKQSPEKKHRLSSEQVHLLEKSFEEENKLEPERKTQLAKKLGLQPRQVAVWFQNRRARWKTKQLERDYDVLKSSYDTLLSSYDSIMKENEKLKSEVVSLNEKLQVQAKEVPEEPLCDKKVDPIPVDEDMAPIFGTRVEDHLSSGSVGSAVVDEGSPQVVVDSVDSYILADNYGGCVGPVERVQSEEEDGSDDGRSYLDVFVVSETEHQNHEEGETLGWWTNMYYVG